The following proteins come from a genomic window of Irregularibacter muris:
- a CDS encoding ABC transporter permease has product MDLFISEIKRQFTTKKCISYIGIAVTLAVLWSWFIVGGKTIGFLGNATYPGLRGIEAIEASAKDKNVYAGEMTEDIFERSGRVFLDSIQDEYEIVISDELLQMAVYADKLVMQDYYLRTILGRDLVSYGELQEDFGQHFYEGENLYYENLIPLNTKNQSEEKLASKMWSDVEKPYTYYGGFEVWSEGIEHIQLFGFVLLMMVTFFASGIIAKDKESGLDEIISTTRGGRKSLLAAKILIPILMGTFIYAVGMGLYIFILKYMLPTNALETSIQLSMTSVLPYTLGQMMRSMLAFGLIGTITISAFTTFISSRSNKASVAMMITVLILIGGFILAIQMDLNNPILEWIHLSLPGSLMFSYSKFYSIPILSVLGKAVLAFDLNVWISIILIFICLGLTSWKYVRR; this is encoded by the coding sequence ATGGATCTATTTATTTCTGAAATCAAGCGTCAATTTACAACCAAGAAATGTATATCTTATATAGGCATTGCTGTTACTTTAGCTGTATTATGGTCATGGTTTATTGTAGGGGGTAAGACAATAGGGTTTTTGGGAAATGCCACATATCCGGGTCTTCGTGGGATAGAAGCTATTGAAGCATCTGCTAAAGATAAAAATGTATACGCAGGAGAGATGACGGAAGATATTTTTGAGCGAAGTGGGAGAGTGTTTTTAGATTCAATACAGGATGAATATGAAATAGTAATAAGTGATGAATTGTTGCAGATGGCAGTCTATGCCGATAAACTTGTTATGCAAGATTATTATTTAAGGACTATATTGGGAAGAGATTTGGTGAGCTATGGAGAGCTTCAGGAAGATTTTGGCCAACATTTTTATGAAGGTGAAAATTTGTATTATGAAAATTTAATTCCATTAAATACGAAAAATCAATCGGAAGAGAAGTTAGCTTCTAAAATGTGGAGTGATGTAGAAAAACCCTATACTTATTATGGTGGCTTTGAAGTATGGAGTGAAGGCATTGAACATATCCAATTATTTGGCTTTGTGCTGTTAATGATGGTCACATTCTTCGCTAGTGGGATCATAGCAAAGGATAAGGAGTCTGGACTAGATGAAATCATATCCACAACAAGAGGCGGACGAAAAAGCTTATTGGCCGCTAAAATCTTGATACCGATTCTTATGGGAACCTTCATATATGCAGTAGGAATGGGACTCTATATATTTATTTTAAAATACATGCTCCCAACAAATGCTCTGGAAACTTCAATACAGTTAAGTATGACATCTGTGCTGCCTTATACTTTGGGGCAGATGATGAGAAGTATGTTGGCCTTTGGTCTAATAGGGACCATAACAATCTCTGCATTTACCACTTTCATTTCATCGAGAAGTAATAAAGCTTCAGTCGCAATGATGATTACTGTTTTGATTCTCATTGGGGGATTTATATTGGCTATACAAATGGATTTAAATAATCCAATATTAGAATGGATTCACTTATCCTTACCAGGCAGTTTGATGTTTTCCTATTCTAAATTTTATAGTATTCCGATTCTTTCTGTTTTAGGCAAAGCCGTATTGGCTTTTGACCTCAATGTATGGATCAGTATCATATTAATTTTTATTTGTCTAGGATTGACTTCTTGGAAATATGTGAGGAGGTAA
- a CDS encoding ATP-binding cassette domain-containing protein yields the protein MELKIDHVTKKFKDLKAVSDASVKFIPGLWGLLGPNGAGKTTLMRMMVGNVKASRGNIYLDERSISQLGSDYLDKLGYLPQHFGYDKNQSVNDFLQYIAVLKGIDKATMNKRIGKLLEQFNLKDVKNKKVDKLSGGMKRRVGICQAMLNDPDILIIDEPTAGLDIEERRKFRKYLTQISKEKIVIISTHIVSDVEFIANYLVIMEKGKIIEVGKSNELIHSIDGTVFETIVKEEDMNTLEEKYNIINFRNEEEGLVKIRYIAEKPLEKSERVKPDLNDYYLSKVKVVK from the coding sequence ATGGAACTCAAAATCGATCATGTGACAAAGAAATTCAAAGATTTAAAGGCTGTAAGTGACGCTAGTGTAAAGTTTATACCAGGGTTATGGGGTCTTTTAGGACCCAATGGGGCCGGTAAAACCACGCTTATGAGAATGATGGTAGGAAATGTAAAGGCCAGTAGAGGAAACATTTATTTAGATGAGCGTTCAATCTCTCAATTAGGAAGTGATTATCTAGATAAATTAGGCTATTTGCCTCAGCATTTTGGATATGACAAAAATCAAAGTGTGAATGATTTTTTGCAATATATCGCTGTTCTAAAAGGGATTGATAAGGCGACGATGAATAAACGCATTGGAAAATTACTTGAACAATTTAATTTGAAAGATGTAAAAAATAAAAAAGTAGATAAACTCTCCGGTGGAATGAAAAGGAGGGTAGGGATTTGTCAAGCCATGCTCAATGATCCGGATATATTGATTATCGATGAACCTACTGCAGGACTAGATATTGAAGAAAGAAGAAAGTTTAGAAAGTACCTAACCCAGATCAGTAAAGAGAAGATCGTCATTATCTCTACCCATATTGTTTCTGATGTAGAGTTTATTGCCAATTATCTTGTGATTATGGAAAAGGGGAAAATTATTGAAGTCGGTAAAAGCAATGAATTAATCCATAGTATTGACGGTACAGTTTTTGAAACCATTGTAAAAGAAGAAGATATGAATACCTTAGAAGAAAAATACAATATTATAAATTTTAGAAATGAAGAAGAAGGACTGGTAAAGATCAGATATATCGCGGAGAAACCATTAGAAAAAAGTGAAAGGGTTAAACCGGATTTAAATGATTACTATCTTTCCAAAGTAAAGGTGGTGAAATAA
- a CDS encoding sensor histidine kinase, whose protein sequence is MKNKKRNYYIIAFITFILVLVFIDLYLEGSVAEFFVRTLLEDTEEVIFAGVPRIRGTFRWDRLKDILIFVAVGGFLTLEFTIYIFTKNARNHERLRVIEEIGNRVRVLSSSGRPADTKDLKLIDMEIQTILKEIENVKKEKEIEIQKKNDVVTYLAHDLKTPLTSIIGYLNILEDSRVPQEVQADYLQKVLDKAYHLEELTNQFFDITRFNLQEIPLHRTEIDGGFFLEQITEELYPLLNPKNLKFQSDIEQNFKIYADGNLLARVLNNLLKNAISYSDKDTVIKILGKEEQDQSVIKITNLGSMISEKELELIFEKFYRRDSSRGQSSGSGLGLAIAKEIIERHNGRLKAESVDGETTFTLILPKS, encoded by the coding sequence TTGAAAAATAAAAAACGCAATTATTATATTATTGCTTTTATCACTTTTATATTGGTCCTTGTATTTATTGATCTATATCTTGAGGGTAGTGTAGCAGAGTTTTTTGTAAGAACATTATTAGAAGATACAGAAGAAGTTATCTTCGCGGGGGTTCCTAGGATAAGAGGGACTTTTAGATGGGATAGATTAAAAGATATATTAATATTTGTAGCTGTTGGAGGGTTTTTAACTTTAGAGTTTACTATTTATATATTTACTAAAAATGCCCGTAATCATGAAAGACTGAGGGTTATAGAAGAGATCGGAAATAGGGTTCGTGTATTAAGCAGCAGCGGAAGGCCAGCAGATACAAAAGATTTAAAATTGATTGATATGGAGATTCAAACAATTTTAAAAGAAATTGAAAATGTAAAGAAAGAGAAAGAAATAGAGATCCAAAAGAAAAATGATGTGGTTACCTATCTTGCTCACGATTTAAAGACGCCATTAACGAGTATTATCGGATATCTAAATATTTTAGAAGACTCTAGAGTCCCCCAAGAAGTTCAGGCAGATTATTTACAGAAAGTCTTAGACAAGGCTTATCATTTAGAAGAATTGACCAATCAGTTTTTTGATATTACTCGATTTAATCTCCAAGAAATACCTTTACATAGGACAGAAATAGATGGAGGATTTTTCTTAGAGCAGATAACAGAAGAACTTTATCCCCTTCTTAATCCAAAAAATTTAAAATTCCAATCTGATATTGAGCAAAACTTTAAAATATATGCAGATGGTAATCTTTTAGCTAGGGTGCTAAATAATCTATTAAAAAATGCCATTAGTTATAGTGACAAAGATACTGTTATTAAGATTTTAGGTAAGGAAGAACAAGATCAAAGTGTTATAAAGATTACAAACTTGGGAAGTATGATATCTGAAAAAGAACTTGAACTGATATTTGAAAAGTTCTATCGTAGGGATTCATCAAGGGGACAATCCTCTGGTTCAGGATTGGGACTTGCTATAGCCAAAGAGATTATTGAACGACATAATGGAAGATTAAAAGCGGAAAGTGTGGATGGGGAGACAACTTTTACCCTTATATTGCCAAAATCTTAG
- a CDS encoding ABC transporter permease: MFLAEMKRRLYTKYVLFSILGIFMITIGLNLFITNDSKYISENLAEEAVYEGEINEENLLRSLIKVRDEQSDEMRYQSQVSIIHSLVNTYPGILYSENKVQDYPDELAKDFYKSWENKFEALIKLNLPAANQEVALEKLKEVRPPFVRYPGYYLYSTGLENIQIIFMIILFLVIFFASGTYSNSFEDESMEIIKGTKNYRKNMFIRILPSIFFGTALILICTLVTIGMISSIIGLKPLQSSFKMISLFSLGNFSIGQSILIMMLSQLLGVIALSTLMGYISLKTKETTKSIIWGVSFSILYMIGSRVVSSSAGMIKGLFNLIPIASSNMFNAIRYFSFPFGIWEPYIMLIGSFIVFVISTGVLTSSIHKN; encoded by the coding sequence ATGTTTTTGGCAGAGATGAAACGAAGACTGTATACAAAATATGTATTGTTTTCTATACTGGGTATTTTTATGATTACAATCGGTTTAAACCTTTTTATCACCAATGATTCAAAATATATTTCTGAAAATTTAGCAGAAGAGGCTGTATATGAGGGGGAAATTAATGAGGAGAATCTATTGAGATCCTTAATTAAGGTGCGCGATGAACAATCAGATGAAATGCGCTATCAGTCCCAAGTGAGCATCATCCATTCTCTAGTAAATACTTATCCGGGCATATTATATTCAGAGAATAAAGTTCAGGATTACCCGGATGAACTAGCGAAAGACTTTTATAAATCCTGGGAAAATAAATTTGAGGCATTAATTAAACTCAATCTTCCAGCAGCAAATCAAGAAGTTGCATTGGAAAAATTAAAGGAGGTAAGACCTCCCTTCGTTCGATATCCTGGATATTACCTTTATTCTACTGGGCTAGAAAATATACAAATCATTTTTATGATCATTTTATTTTTAGTTATTTTTTTCGCTTCCGGTACCTATTCCAATAGCTTTGAAGATGAAAGTATGGAAATCATTAAAGGGACAAAAAACTATAGAAAAAATATGTTCATCCGAATTTTGCCATCAATATTCTTTGGTACTGCATTAATATTAATTTGTACATTGGTAACCATAGGGATGATCAGTTCTATCATTGGTTTAAAACCCTTACAAAGTAGCTTTAAGATGATATCTTTATTCTCATTGGGCAATTTTTCCATAGGCCAATCCATTTTGATCATGATGTTGTCCCAGCTCCTTGGGGTTATTGCTTTATCAACTTTAATGGGCTATATATCTTTAAAAACCAAAGAAACCACGAAAAGCATTATTTGGGGGGTAAGTTTTAGCATATTATATATGATAGGAAGTAGAGTTGTATCCTCTTCTGCAGGGATGATAAAAGGGTTATTTAATCTAATTCCCATAGCAAGTTCAAATATGTTCAATGCAATACGATATTTCTCTTTTCCCTTTGGG